One Pseudomonas muyukensis DNA segment encodes these proteins:
- a CDS encoding AraC family transcriptional regulator, with translation MRDSDTVAVYFLNAMLHALRERPAARDAHLRAVGIDPAVLAQPQARVPAKAFAQLWLALIDELHDEFFHLDRHGMPLGSFALICRGLIQEPDLGKALRQCLGSFGLFLRDVRGSVSVRGARAVISVTSSIDEPLTRVYAEETYLVLVVGLLCWLAGRRIAIDRTELALARPAQEDDALLWGPDLRLGSGRTEVEFDSAWLRLPVVQDLAALKSFLRSAPQGLVIRFRNHNGLVAEVYRHLRARHYGQWPTLNAMAERQRLSASSFRRQLEREGRSYQQIKDEVRRAMAFELLREGRLSIAEIAEHTGFQEPSAFHRAFKKWTGQSPGSYRARVSATGQTP, from the coding sequence ATGCGCGATAGCGATACGGTCGCGGTGTACTTTCTCAATGCCATGCTGCATGCCCTGCGCGAACGCCCGGCGGCGCGCGACGCGCACCTGCGCGCGGTGGGTATCGACCCGGCGGTGCTGGCCCAGCCCCAGGCGCGGGTGCCGGCCAAGGCCTTCGCCCAGCTGTGGCTGGCACTGATCGACGAACTGCACGATGAATTCTTCCACCTCGATCGCCACGGTATGCCGCTGGGCAGTTTCGCCCTGATTTGCCGCGGACTGATCCAGGAGCCGGACCTGGGCAAGGCCTTGCGCCAGTGCCTGGGTAGCTTCGGCCTGTTCCTGCGCGATGTGCGTGGCAGTGTCAGCGTGCGCGGCGCCCGGGCGGTGATCAGCGTGACCTCGAGCATCGACGAGCCCTTGACCCGGGTGTATGCCGAGGAAACCTACCTGGTGCTGGTGGTTGGCCTGCTGTGCTGGCTGGCCGGGCGGCGTATCGCCATCGACCGCACCGAACTGGCGCTGGCGCGCCCGGCCCAGGAGGACGACGCCCTGCTCTGGGGGCCGGACCTGCGCCTGGGCAGCGGGCGTACCGAGGTGGAGTTCGACAGCGCCTGGCTGCGCCTGCCAGTGGTGCAGGACCTGGCGGCGCTGAAGAGCTTCTTGCGCAGCGCGCCGCAGGGGCTGGTGATCCGCTTTCGCAACCACAACGGCCTGGTGGCGGAGGTCTACCGGCACCTGCGCGCCCGCCACTACGGGCAGTGGCCGACCCTCAACGCCATGGCCGAGCGCCAGCGGCTCAGCGCCAGCAGCTTTCGCCGGCAACTGGAGCGCGAAGGGCGCTCGTACCAGCAGATCAAGGACGAGGTACGCCGGGCCATGGCCTTCGAGCTGCTGCGCGAAGGGCGCCTGAGCATTGCCGAGATCGCCGAGCACACCGGCTTCCAGGAGCCGAGCGCGTTTCACCGGGCATTCAAGAAATGGACCGGGCAGAGCCCGGGCAGCTACCGGGCACGGGTCTCAGCCACCGGCCAGACGCCTTGA
- a CDS encoding carboxymuconolactone decarboxylase family protein, with protein MHDRIEWAKHSPEAYKAMVGLEQALVSSGLEHSLLELVRLRASQVNGCAYCVNMHANDARKAGETEARLQTLSVWRETRYFTPRERAALAWVESLTRLPERGAPQEEYSALLEHFEAREIANLTLAIATINAWNRFGVGFAMVPA; from the coding sequence ATGCACGACCGAATCGAATGGGCCAAACACTCGCCGGAGGCCTACAAGGCCATGGTCGGCCTCGAGCAAGCACTGGTCAGCTCGGGCCTTGAGCACTCGCTGCTGGAGCTGGTGCGCCTGCGCGCCTCGCAGGTCAACGGCTGCGCCTACTGCGTGAACATGCATGCCAACGATGCGCGCAAGGCCGGCGAAACCGAGGCGCGCCTGCAGACCTTGAGCGTCTGGCGCGAAACCCGCTATTTCACCCCGCGTGAGCGGGCCGCCCTGGCCTGGGTCGAAAGCCTGACCCGCCTGCCTGAGCGCGGCGCGCCGCAGGAGGAGTACTCGGCATTGCTGGAGCACTTCGAGGCCCGTGAGATCGCCAACCTGACCCTGGCCATCGCCACCATCAATGCCTGGAACCGTTTCGGCGTGGGCTTTGCCATGGTGCCGGCCTGA
- a CDS encoding nucleoside deaminase, with amino-acid sequence MPIEHFMREAIDLARANIQAGGRPFGAVLVYQGQVVARAVNEIHSTQDPTSHAEMQAIRKAAQALGRARLDGAEIYASGHPCPMCLAAMHLCGIERAWFAYDNDEGEPYGLSTAAVYAQMARPAQQQSLPLRPLKPVGETGLYAEWQQARQA; translated from the coding sequence ATGCCCATCGAACACTTCATGCGCGAGGCCATCGACCTGGCCCGCGCCAATATCCAGGCTGGCGGCCGCCCATTCGGCGCGGTGCTGGTGTACCAGGGCCAGGTCGTCGCCCGGGCCGTCAACGAAATCCACAGTACCCAGGACCCGACCAGCCACGCCGAGATGCAGGCCATTCGCAAGGCCGCCCAGGCCCTGGGCCGCGCGCGCCTGGACGGCGCCGAAATCTACGCCAGCGGCCATCCGTGCCCGATGTGCCTGGCAGCCATGCACCTGTGCGGCATCGAGCGCGCCTGGTTCGCCTACGACAACGACGAGGGCGAGCCCTATGGCTTGTCCACCGCCGCGGTGTACGCGCAGATGGCCAGGCCGGCGCAACAGCAGAGCCTGCCGTTGCGCCCACTCAAGCCCGTCGGCGAGACGGGCCTGTACGCCGAATGGCAGCAGGCCCGCCAGGCATGA
- a CDS encoding cyanate transporter, with protein MRSALNLLLVILLALNLRPMLTSIGPLLEPMRQSTGLGYQQAALLTALPVLCMGLVPLLQPWLRRWLSEHGGMLAGLAAIAAACLWRLQLDSAWALIASALLAGLGVALVQGMMPGLVNRWFPSRLAATMGLYSAALMSGGGLAAVLGPSITVYSGHWQVGLGVWALPALLALLAWLALRPRHDLPTLGGASGGHWFGNRRAWLLALYFGLINGGYTSMVAWLPAYHLEHGGTAQGGGELVGLMTLFQVTGALGLPLLLRRLVDRRPGLWLALAIQLGGFLGLLLAPAMAMGLWVAMIGLGLGACFSLSLTLTLEHLRTPAEAGSLAGFVQGVGFIITGTVPYITGWLRDVSGDFQASWTLLTCTVLAMLLVTLRFAPRGYAKAIARPGPAGAAAALS; from the coding sequence ATGAGAAGCGCACTGAACCTGCTGTTGGTCATACTGCTGGCACTGAACCTGCGGCCGATGCTCACCAGCATCGGTCCGTTGCTCGAACCCATGCGCCAGAGCACCGGGCTGGGCTACCAGCAGGCGGCGTTGCTGACCGCGCTGCCGGTGCTGTGCATGGGCCTGGTGCCATTGCTGCAGCCCTGGCTGCGGCGCTGGTTGAGCGAACATGGCGGCATGCTCGCCGGCCTTGCGGCCATCGCCGCGGCCTGCCTGTGGCGCTTGCAGCTGGACAGCGCCTGGGCGTTGATTGCCAGCGCGCTGCTCGCTGGCCTGGGCGTGGCGCTGGTGCAGGGCATGATGCCGGGGCTGGTCAACCGCTGGTTCCCGAGCCGCCTGGCTGCGACCATGGGCCTGTATTCGGCGGCGTTGATGAGCGGCGGTGGCCTGGCCGCGGTATTGGGGCCGTCGATCACCGTCTACAGCGGGCATTGGCAGGTGGGGCTGGGGGTGTGGGCGTTGCCCGCGCTGCTGGCCCTGTTGGCCTGGCTCGCCCTGCGCCCGCGACATGACCTGCCCACGTTGGGTGGCGCCAGCGGCGGCCACTGGTTCGGCAATCGCCGCGCCTGGCTGCTGGCGCTGTACTTCGGCCTGATCAACGGTGGCTATACCAGCATGGTCGCCTGGCTGCCGGCTTATCACCTGGAGCACGGCGGCACGGCCCAGGGCGGTGGCGAGCTGGTCGGGCTGATGACCCTGTTCCAGGTTACCGGTGCCTTGGGGCTGCCCTTGCTGTTGCGCCGCCTGGTCGATCGCCGCCCGGGGCTGTGGCTGGCGCTGGCGATCCAGTTGGGCGGTTTCCTCGGCCTGCTGCTGGCGCCGGCCATGGCCATGGGCCTGTGGGTGGCGATGATCGGCCTGGGCCTGGGGGCCTGCTTCAGCCTCAGCCTGACCTTGACCCTGGAGCACCTGCGCACGCCGGCCGAGGCCGGCAGCCTGGCGGGGTTCGTGCAGGGGGTGGGCTTCATCATCACCGGAACCGTGCCGTACATCACCGGCTGGCTGCGTGATGTCAGCGGCGACTTCCAGGCTTCGTGGACCTTGCTGACCTGCACCGTGCTGGCCATGTTGCTGGTGACCCTGCGCTTCGCCCCGCGCGGCTATGCCAAGGCCATCGCCCGGCCAGGCCCGGCCGGCGCGGCAGCGGCGCTCAGCTGA
- a CDS encoding PLP-dependent aminotransferase family protein, which produces MELHIRLDGRKGLADQLYQQLRAGIDSGHLAAGTQLPPTRLLAEQLGVSRKTVAEAYSRLTYDNLLSGVVGRGTFITPRLPVRSDSTDAAPLAAAATLERWHQRATILGQRALDAPSRYDFVGGASNKAQFPYDQWRSCLNHALRRSQRHNERQFPAQGLPELREAIAHHIAFARGVQCSAAEVLVCNGAQQALDLIARVLIEPGCKVAMEDPGYPPARQLFLALGARLQAVPVDEQGLCVAQIEDGTRLIYVTPSHQFPLGMPMAQARRQALLARAAELGALVIEDDYDCEFRYQGPAAEALQRLDRHGLVAYVGTFSKTLLPELRLGYAVLPPAVLQAACVAKHLSDWHSPTLQQWALARFIGEGHLNKHIRRSHEVYSARRARILARLDDDLAPWFDAVPASAGFHLSALAKPGVDIELLITLARKVEVGLYSLAPFFSEAPVRPGLLLGFGAIELLDIDPALDRVRDTLQRLS; this is translated from the coding sequence ATGGAACTGCACATCCGCCTCGATGGCCGCAAAGGCCTCGCCGACCAGCTCTACCAGCAACTGCGCGCCGGTATCGACAGCGGTCACCTGGCCGCCGGCACCCAACTGCCTCCGACCCGCCTGCTCGCCGAGCAACTGGGCGTGTCGCGCAAGACCGTGGCCGAGGCTTACTCACGCCTGACCTACGACAACCTGCTCAGCGGCGTGGTCGGCCGCGGCACCTTCATTACCCCGCGCCTGCCAGTGCGCAGCGATAGCACCGATGCCGCGCCACTGGCCGCCGCCGCCACCCTGGAGCGCTGGCACCAACGGGCGACGATCCTCGGCCAACGGGCACTGGATGCCCCTTCGCGCTACGACTTCGTCGGCGGTGCCTCGAACAAGGCGCAATTCCCCTACGACCAGTGGCGCAGTTGCCTGAACCATGCCCTGCGCCGCAGCCAGCGCCACAACGAACGGCAATTTCCGGCCCAGGGCTTGCCCGAACTGCGCGAGGCCATCGCCCATCACATCGCCTTCGCCCGCGGCGTGCAATGCAGCGCGGCCGAGGTGCTGGTGTGCAACGGTGCCCAGCAGGCCCTGGACCTGATCGCCCGGGTATTGATCGAGCCAGGCTGCAAGGTGGCCATGGAAGACCCCGGCTACCCACCGGCTCGGCAATTGTTCCTGGCCCTGGGCGCCCGCTTGCAAGCGGTGCCGGTGGACGAGCAAGGGCTGTGCGTGGCGCAGATCGAGGATGGCACCCGGCTGATCTACGTCACCCCGTCACACCAGTTCCCGCTGGGCATGCCCATGGCCCAGGCACGGCGCCAGGCGCTGCTGGCGCGGGCCGCCGAGCTCGGCGCGCTGGTCATCGAGGACGACTACGACTGCGAGTTTCGCTACCAGGGCCCCGCCGCCGAGGCGCTGCAACGCCTGGACCGGCACGGGCTGGTGGCCTATGTCGGCACCTTCTCCAAGACCCTGCTGCCGGAGCTGCGCCTGGGGTACGCGGTGCTGCCGCCGGCGGTGTTGCAGGCAGCCTGCGTGGCCAAGCACCTGAGCGACTGGCACAGCCCGACCCTGCAGCAATGGGCGCTGGCACGGTTCATCGGCGAAGGCCACCTGAACAAGCACATCCGCCGCAGCCATGAGGTGTACAGCGCCCGTCGCGCGCGCATCCTGGCACGCCTGGACGACGACCTGGCGCCCTGGTTCGACGCAGTGCCGGCCAGCGCCGGGTTTCACCTGAGCGCACTGGCCAAACCGGGGGTGGATATCGAGCTGCTGATCACCCTGGCGCGCAAGGTCGAGGTGGGGTTGTACTCGCTGGCGCCGTTCTTCAGCGAGGCCCCGGTCAGGCCGGGGCTGCTGCTGGGCTTCGGCGCCATCGAGCTGCTGGATATCGACCCGGCCCTGGACCGGGTCCGCGATACCCTGCAGCGCCTCAGCTGA
- the glcF gene encoding glycolate oxidase subunit GlcF, giving the protein MQTHLSDAARQLPRAEEAERILRACVHCGFCTATCPTYQLLGDELDGPRGRIYLIKQVLEGATVTASSQGHLDRCLSCRSCETTCPSGVEYHHLLDIGRAVVDQQVARPLAQRLLRHGLRAVLPRPALFKALVRGGLTLRPLLPGSLKAKLAASAGGQRPAPRHPRRILLLEGCVQQVLAPNTNAAASRLLDRLGISVEPIAEAGCCGAVDYHLDAQAQGLARARRNIDAWWPAIEAGAEAIVQTASGCGAFVRDYAHLLAHDPGYAAKAARVSALSRDLVQVLEAEPVEQLGLCAVQRLAVHCPCTLQHALKLGGAVERLLARLGFHLTDVPDGHLCCGSAGTYSLTQPGLARQLRDTRLAALESGSPDLIATANIGCQLHLGGAGRTPVRHWIEIVEAAL; this is encoded by the coding sequence ATGCAAACCCACCTGAGCGACGCCGCCCGCCAGTTGCCCCGCGCCGAGGAGGCCGAGCGCATCCTGCGCGCTTGCGTGCACTGCGGTTTCTGCACTGCCACCTGCCCCACCTACCAACTGCTCGGCGACGAGCTGGACGGGCCGCGCGGGCGCATCTACCTGATCAAGCAGGTGCTCGAAGGCGCAACGGTCACGGCCAGCAGCCAAGGTCACCTGGACCGCTGCCTGAGCTGTCGCAGCTGCGAGACCACCTGCCCCTCGGGGGTGGAGTACCACCACCTGCTGGACATTGGTCGCGCCGTGGTCGACCAGCAGGTGGCCCGGCCGCTGGCCCAGCGCCTGCTGCGCCACGGCCTGCGCGCCGTGCTGCCGCGGCCGGCGCTGTTCAAGGCCCTGGTGCGCGGCGGCTTGACCTTGAGACCACTGCTGCCGGGCAGCCTCAAGGCCAAGCTGGCGGCCAGCGCTGGCGGGCAACGCCCCGCGCCGCGCCACCCCCGGCGCATCCTGCTGCTTGAAGGCTGCGTGCAACAGGTGCTGGCGCCCAACACCAATGCCGCCGCCAGCCGCCTGCTCGATCGCCTGGGCATCAGTGTCGAGCCGATTGCCGAGGCGGGCTGCTGTGGCGCCGTGGACTACCACCTGGACGCCCAGGCCCAGGGGCTGGCGCGGGCGCGGCGCAACATCGACGCCTGGTGGCCGGCCATCGAGGCCGGCGCCGAGGCCATCGTGCAAACGGCCAGCGGCTGCGGCGCGTTCGTGCGCGACTATGCGCACCTGCTGGCGCACGACCCCGGCTATGCCGCCAAGGCCGCCCGTGTCAGTGCGCTGTCGCGCGACCTGGTACAGGTGCTCGAGGCCGAGCCGGTTGAGCAGCTAGGTCTGTGCGCCGTGCAACGCCTGGCCGTGCACTGCCCCTGCACCTTGCAGCACGCGCTCAAGCTCGGCGGCGCGGTCGAACGGCTGCTGGCACGCCTGGGCTTTCACCTCACCGATGTGCCCGACGGTCACCTGTGCTGCGGCTCGGCCGGCACCTACTCGCTGACCCAGCCGGGCCTGGCGCGGCAATTGCGCGATACCCGTCTTGCCGCGCTGGAAAGTGGCAGCCCGGACCTTATCGCCACCGCCAACATCGGCTGCCAGCTGCACCTCGGCGGCGCTGGGCGCACCCCGGTGCGGCACTGGATAGAGATTGTCGAAGCCGCCCTGTAG
- the glcE gene encoding glycolate oxidase subunit GlcE translates to MDADRSRHLLEQVNQALNLGTPLRIQGGNSKAMLGRPVAGEIVDLREHRGILSYHPSELVLTARAGTPLREIEAALEQAGQMLTCEPPHLGPHATLGGMVAAGLSGPRRPWAGAVRDLVLGTRLISGHGKQLRLGGEVMKNVAGYDVSRLMAGSFGCLGLLTEISLKVLPKPRQCLSLRLPMPAQQALAALAQWGQQALPISAACHADDALHLRLEGGPGSVRSAHERLGGEVIDNHFWQQLREQRLAFFDDPAPLWRLSLPVATGLLELPGQQLLDWAGAQRWLKSTAPAALIRERVAKVGGHATAYSPGDHSSAPLAPVLLRYHQALKAQLDPQGLFNPGRLYADL, encoded by the coding sequence ATGGATGCCGACCGCAGCCGACACCTGCTGGAGCAGGTCAACCAGGCGCTGAACCTGGGCACGCCACTGCGCATCCAGGGTGGCAACAGCAAGGCCATGCTGGGCCGGCCGGTGGCCGGCGAGATCGTCGACCTGCGCGAGCATCGCGGCATCCTCAGCTACCACCCGAGCGAACTGGTGCTGACCGCCCGCGCAGGCACGCCGCTGCGGGAAATCGAGGCGGCGCTGGAGCAGGCCGGGCAGATGCTGACCTGCGAGCCACCGCATCTTGGGCCCCACGCCACCCTCGGCGGCATGGTTGCCGCCGGGCTGTCGGGGCCGCGTCGGCCCTGGGCCGGCGCGGTTCGCGACCTGGTGCTGGGGACACGGCTGATCAGTGGCCACGGCAAGCAGCTGCGTCTGGGCGGCGAAGTGATGAAGAACGTCGCCGGCTATGATGTCTCGCGGCTGATGGCCGGCAGCTTCGGCTGCCTGGGGCTGCTGACCGAGATCTCGCTCAAGGTACTGCCCAAGCCACGCCAGTGCCTGAGCCTGCGCCTGCCGATGCCGGCGCAGCAAGCCTTGGCCGCGTTGGCGCAGTGGGGCCAGCAGGCGCTGCCGATCAGCGCCGCCTGCCATGCCGATGATGCGTTGCACCTGCGCCTCGAAGGCGGGCCGGGGTCGGTCCGCTCGGCCCATGAGCGGCTGGGCGGCGAAGTGATCGACAATCACTTCTGGCAGCAATTGCGCGAACAGCGCCTGGCGTTTTTCGACGACCCGGCACCGCTGTGGCGCCTGTCGCTGCCTGTAGCCACCGGGCTGCTGGAGCTGCCTGGACAACAACTGCTCGATTGGGCCGGCGCCCAGCGCTGGCTCAAGTCCACAGCGCCGGCCGCGCTGATCCGCGAGCGGGTAGCCAAGGTCGGTGGCCATGCCACCGCCTACAGCCCAGGCGACCACAGCAGCGCGCCACTGGCCCCGGTACTGCTGCGCTATCACCAGGCGCTCAAGGCGCAGCTGGACCCCCAGGGCCTGTTCAACCCGGGCCGCCTGTATGCCGACCTGTGA
- the glcD gene encoding glycolate oxidase subunit GlcD, which yields MGILHDERIDGALPVVDKPALLAALRAALPDLQILHRAEELKPYECDGLSAYRTLPLLVVLPERLEQVQALLQLCHQRGVPVVARGAGTGLSGGALPLSQGILLVMARFNRILEINPQGRFARVQPGVRNLAISQAAAPHGLYYAPDPSSQIACSIGGNVAENAGGVHCLKYGLTVHNLLKVQVLTVEGECLELGSDALDSPGFDLLALFTGSEGLLGIVSEVTVKLLPRPPLARVLLASFASVEAAGRAVAEIIATGIIPAGLEMMDNLAVRAAEAFIQAGYPLDAAAILLCELDGVEADVHDDCARVDAVLRRAGAGEVRLACDETERTRFWAGRKNAFPAVGRISPDYYCMDGTIPRRELPRVLRGIAALAEHYGLQVANVFHAGDGNLHPLILFDANRPGELARAEAIGGKILELCVAVGGSITGEHGVGREKINQMCAQFNHDEISLFHAVKAAFDPRGLLNPGKHIPTLQRCAEFGALHVHQGQLPFPDLERF from the coding sequence CTGGGCATCCTCCACGACGAGCGCATCGACGGCGCGCTGCCGGTGGTCGACAAGCCCGCGTTGCTGGCGGCCCTGCGCGCGGCCCTGCCCGACCTGCAAATCCTCCACCGCGCCGAGGAGCTCAAGCCCTATGAATGCGACGGCCTCTCGGCCTACCGCACGCTCCCCCTGCTGGTGGTGCTGCCCGAACGCCTGGAGCAGGTGCAAGCGCTGCTGCAACTGTGCCACCAGCGCGGCGTGCCGGTGGTCGCCCGCGGCGCCGGCACCGGCCTGTCCGGCGGCGCCCTGCCCCTGAGCCAGGGCATCCTGCTGGTGATGGCGCGCTTCAATCGCATCCTCGAAATCAACCCACAAGGGCGCTTCGCCCGGGTCCAGCCTGGGGTGCGCAACCTGGCGATCTCCCAGGCGGCGGCGCCCCATGGGCTGTACTACGCGCCGGACCCCTCGTCGCAGATCGCCTGCTCGATCGGCGGCAATGTCGCCGAGAACGCCGGTGGCGTGCATTGCCTGAAATACGGCCTGACCGTGCACAACCTGCTCAAGGTGCAGGTCCTCACCGTCGAGGGCGAATGCCTGGAGCTGGGCAGCGACGCCCTGGACAGCCCCGGCTTCGACCTGCTGGCGCTGTTCACCGGTTCCGAAGGCCTGCTTGGCATCGTCAGCGAAGTGACCGTCAAGCTGCTGCCCCGCCCACCGCTGGCGCGGGTGCTGCTGGCCAGTTTCGCCAGCGTCGAGGCTGCCGGCCGCGCGGTGGCCGAGATCATCGCCACCGGCATCATTCCCGCCGGGCTGGAGATGATGGACAACCTGGCGGTTCGCGCCGCCGAGGCGTTCATCCAGGCCGGCTACCCGCTGGACGCCGCGGCGATCCTGCTGTGCGAGCTGGACGGCGTCGAGGCCGATGTGCACGACGACTGCGCGCGGGTCGATGCCGTGCTGCGCCGGGCCGGCGCCGGCGAAGTACGCCTGGCCTGCGACGAAACCGAGCGCACGCGCTTCTGGGCCGGGCGCAAGAATGCCTTCCCGGCCGTCGGGCGAATCTCGCCGGACTACTACTGCATGGACGGCACCATCCCGCGCCGGGAACTGCCACGGGTACTGCGCGGCATCGCCGCGCTGGCCGAGCATTATGGGTTGCAGGTGGCCAACGTGTTCCACGCCGGCGACGGCAACCTGCACCCGCTGATCCTGTTCGACGCCAACCGGCCGGGCGAGCTGGCGCGCGCCGAGGCGATCGGCGGCAAGATTCTCGAGTTGTGCGTGGCAGTGGGCGGCAGCATCACCGGCGAGCACGGCGTGGGCCGCGAGAAGATCAACCAGATGTGCGCCCAGTTCAACCACGACGAGATCAGCCTGTTCCACGCGGTAAAAGCCGCCTTCGACCCCAGGGGGCTGCTCAACCCCGGCAAGCACATCCCCACCCTGCAGCGCTGCGCCGAATTCGGCGCCCTGCACGTGCACCAGGGGCAACTGCCCTTCCCCGACCTGGAGCGTTTCTGA
- a CDS encoding M20/M25/M40 family metallo-hydrolase, producing MRLLATTLSLALACASAQAADITPQDLLKQAQAEQPHYLETLKHLVAVDTGTGTEAGLKQLGGELAKRLQALGAEVKTTAATPSVGDNIVGTFKGSGSKDFLLMVHYDTVFGPGTAAKRPWRLDGARAYGPGVADAKGGVAMILHALNLLQAQQFKGYRTLTVLFNPDEEMGSAGSKALIGELARQHDFVFSYEPPDKDAVTVATNGINRLKLEVKGRASHAGSAPEEGRNALLELAHQVLQLDALGDPAKGTTVNWTLAKAGEKANIIPALASAEADMRYTDLAETARVQADAQRIIGQRRIADTQVTLVLEKGRPPLAKNPASTQLAATAQQLYRQIDRSLEPIAMRFGTDAGYAYVPGSDKPAVLETLGVVGAGLHGDDEYIDVDSVAPRLYLSVALIRALGQ from the coding sequence ATGCGTTTGCTCGCCACCACCCTCAGCCTTGCCCTGGCCTGCGCCAGCGCCCAGGCCGCCGACATCACGCCACAAGACTTGCTCAAGCAGGCCCAAGCCGAACAACCCCACTACCTGGAAACCCTCAAGCACCTGGTCGCGGTCGACACCGGCACCGGTACCGAGGCCGGCCTCAAGCAGCTCGGCGGCGAACTGGCCAAACGCCTCCAGGCCCTGGGCGCCGAGGTGAAGACCACAGCGGCCACGCCCTCGGTGGGCGACAACATCGTCGGCACCTTCAAGGGCAGCGGCAGCAAGGACTTTCTGCTGATGGTCCACTACGACACGGTGTTCGGCCCCGGCACCGCGGCCAAGCGCCCATGGCGCCTGGACGGCGCGCGCGCCTATGGCCCTGGCGTGGCCGACGCCAAGGGTGGCGTGGCGATGATCCTGCATGCGCTGAACCTGTTGCAGGCCCAGCAGTTCAAGGGCTACCGCACCCTGACCGTGCTGTTCAACCCCGACGAGGAAATGGGCTCGGCGGGCTCGAAGGCATTGATCGGCGAACTGGCGCGCCAGCATGATTTCGTCTTCTCCTACGAGCCACCCGACAAGGACGCGGTGACCGTGGCCACCAACGGCATCAACCGCCTGAAACTCGAGGTCAAGGGGCGCGCCTCGCATGCCGGCTCGGCCCCCGAAGAGGGGCGCAATGCGCTGCTGGAACTGGCGCACCAGGTGCTGCAACTCGATGCCCTGGGCGACCCGGCCAAGGGCACCACGGTCAACTGGACCCTGGCCAAGGCCGGGGAAAAAGCCAACATCATCCCGGCCCTGGCCAGCGCCGAAGCGGACATGCGCTACACCGACCTGGCCGAGACCGCGCGGGTGCAAGCCGATGCGCAACGGATCATCGGGCAACGGCGCATTGCCGACACCCAGGTCACGCTTGTGCTGGAAAAAGGCCGGCCGCCGTTGGCGAAAAACCCAGCCTCGACACAACTGGCAGCCACGGCGCAACAGCTCTACCGCCAGATCGACCGCAGCCTCGAGCCCATCGCCATGCGCTTTGGCACCGATGCCGGCTACGCCTACGTCCCGGGCAGCGACAAGCCAGCGGTGCTGGAAACCCTGGGCGTGGTAGGGGCCGGGCTGCACGGCGACGACGAGTACATCGACGTCGACAGCGTGGCGCCGCGCTTGTACTTGAGCGTGGCCCTGATTCGGGCGCTGGGGCAGTGA
- a CDS encoding DUF2388 domain-containing protein gives MRRLLLVSSLLLLLPAGAALARVDAGDVATSAGVSASLYSTFKDDKRIIPARDELAAFVASGGAIRGAYLESALDQARQAHPGMQISDEDLARALLSQD, from the coding sequence ATGCGCCGTTTACTGCTTGTTTCCTCGCTGTTGCTGCTGCTCCCTGCCGGCGCCGCGCTGGCCCGCGTCGATGCCGGAGACGTCGCCACCTCGGCCGGGGTCTCCGCCTCGTTGTACTCGACCTTCAAGGACGACAAACGCATCATCCCCGCCCGCGACGAGCTGGCGGCCTTCGTCGCCAGCGGCGGCGCCATTCGTGGGGCCTACCTGGAATCGGCGCTGGATCAGGCGCGCCAGGCCCACCCAGGCATGCAGATCAGCGACGAAGACCTGGCCCGCGCCCTGCTCTCGCAGGACTGA